Proteins encoded within one genomic window of Drosophila willistoni isolate 14030-0811.24 chromosome XL unlocalized genomic scaffold, UCI_dwil_1.1 Seg141, whole genome shotgun sequence:
- the LOC6638040 gene encoding homeotic protein ocelliless codes for MTLPTNTNANNNGSGSGSGSGSDDDSDMFGPPRCSPPMGYHHHRSRVPMISPKLRQREERKRILQLCAHKLERIKDSEANLRRSVCINNTYCRLTDELRREKQMRYLQNLPKIENNNNNNNSSTAVELARESLFQPNMDDAKPMGNGNGNGNNNNNKALIYTDSIVAGGVNNHCSSVIPITSNSSNSTTTTTTNNSGTTGSLRTTSSIQNQPQLVGTRHHHHPASSIAAAVATSTSTSTAASSNNNNNSLTAVNSTPNSNSNSSSASSASASASAASTTAVVSPISRKRHLSSSSNLVNDLEILDRELSAINAPMPLIDPEITQGAEQLEKASSLAAAATRKRLRSTSEDESDRLVREALSQFYIPPQRLISAIEECPLDVVGLGVGMGMSMSMGMSMSMSMGMGMGMGMGMGMGMGMGIGMSMGMGAGAGTDGPSSKRAKLNPNIVVAGSGGGDSGSSSSSNGSDHHLDLVDFDMNQNQKDFEVIMDALRLGTPSPASSAGSSAADSCGQAAMMSESASVFHNLVVTSLET; via the exons ATGACCTTGCCAACCAATACAAATGCCAATAACAatggcagcggcagcggcagtggcagcggcagcgACGATGACTCGGACATGTTTGGTCCGCCACGTTGTTCGCCCCCAATGggttatcatcatcatcgatcTCGCGTCCCCATGATATCGCCAAAGCTGCGTCAACGTGAGGAGCGTAAACGCATCTTGCAGCTGTGTGCCCATAAATTGGAACGCATTAAGGATTCGGAAGCAAATCTAAGACGTAGCGTTTGTATAAACAATACATATTGCCGTCTAACCGATGAATTGAGACGCGAGAAGCAAATGCGTTATCTTCAGAATCTGCCCAA AatcgaaaataataacaacaacaacaacagctccACTGCCGTGGAATTGGCACGTGAGAGCCTCTTCCAGCCAAATATGGATGATGCCAAGCCAAtgggcaatggcaatggcaatggcaacaacaacaacaacaaagcatTGATATACACCGATTCAATAGTAGCCGGCGGAGTAAATAATCATTGTTCATCTGTCATCCCGATAACATCCAACTCATCCAattcgacgacgacgacgacgactaatAACAGTGGAACTACTGGCAGCTTACGCACCACATCTTCCATTCAAAATCAACCGCAATTGGTGGGGAcgcgtcatcatcatcatccagcCAGCTCCATAGCCGCCGCCGTCGccacctccacctccacctccaccGCCGCcagcagtaacaacaacaacaacagtttaACCGCTGTCAACTCAACGCCAAATTCAAACTCAAATTCATCGTCCGCCTCATCAGCCTCCGCCTCCGCCTCTGCCGCCTCAACCACCGCCGTTGTATCGCCCATTTCACGTAAACGTCATTTATCGAGCAGCAGCAACCTTGTCAATGATCTGGAAATACTCGATCGGGAATTAAGCGCCATCAATGCCCCCATGCCACTAATTGATCCAGAAATAACCCAAGGAGCCGAACAACTGGAGAAGGCATCATCCctagcagcggcagcaactCGCAAACGTTTACGAAGCACCAGCGAGGATGAGAGCGATCGTCTGGTGCGGGAAGCCCTTTCCCAATTCTATATACCACCTCAGCGTTTGATATCCGCCATTGAAGAGTGCCCCCTGGATGTGGTCGGGCTTGGTGTTGGCATGGgcatgtccatgtccatggGCATGAGCATGAGTATGAgcatgggcatgggcatgggtATGGGCATGGGaatgggcatgggcatgggaATGGGCATCGGCATGAGTATGGGCATGGGCGCTGGCGCCGGCACTGATGGTCCCAGCAGCAAGCGGGCCAAATTGAATCCCAATATCGTCGTCGCTGGCAGCGGAGGGGGGGACAGTGGGAGCAGCTCATCATCGAATGGATCGGATCATCATTTGGATTTGGTTGACTTCGATAtgaatcagaatcaaaaagacTTTGAGGTCATTATGGATGCCTTACGTCTGGGCACACCGAGTCCGGCAAGCAGTGCGGGAAGCAGTGCAGCCGATTCCTGTGGCCAGGCGGCCATGATGAGCGAATCGGCGAGTGTATTCCACAATCTGGTGGTAACCTCCTTGGAGACATGA